In Deefgea piscis, the genomic window CACACTCGATCTGTCGGCAGGCTGATTTCGAGAATTTGCTCTGGTGTTAAATGATGCTGATCGGCGTAGTAGGCGGCGATCTCAAGAGACTGCGGATCGTTTTTATTCACCACCAGACCCAGCTGCTCGGCCCTTAATTGATAAGCGGGCGCAGTGGTCTTTGCCTGCACCTTAGGCGTCGCGGCAAGCGCAGCAGCACTGAATAAAGCCAAACCTAAAGCCAGTAAAACTCGCATCGCTCGCGCCAAGTTTAATAAACAACGCATCATAGCGGCTGTGTCACTGTAATAACAAGTAACCAATAAAAAAGTCACGCGACAGCGTAAATAAAATTCACTTAACAACAAATCCTTAAAATCTGACGCAGAGACACAGAGGCGCGGAGAAAAATCATGGATTTTCAATTCATTTTCTCTCTACCTTGGCGTCAAAAGCGACACCAGCAATGAAATCGAGGAAAAAAATGCCGCGCACTTGGCTTAAGTGAACGGCATTAACGCGACAGCGTGGCATTTAATTGAATCCAATGATGTTCAGACTGGGGCTTACTCCTATTTTCTAAGACTTAAAGCCCAGCCTAAGCGCCGAACACCGCTAAATCATCGCAACTACCGCTCAATCTCACCCTCCAAGCTCGTGCAGTAATTGCTTAGCGCTGTGGCTTAAATCGCCAGATGGATCAATGGATAATGTTCGAGCTTGATCCATTCTTAGGTAGTTATTTTGGCTGCTGCGCTTATACGCTGGATCGTAGTGTTTATGAATCAGCTCGCTAAATAACTCCGCTTTTTTGCCTTCATCAATCAATTCATTCCAATGCGCCAAAACGGCTTTGCCGTGCATTTCGACCAATCGGGCGAGTTTACTTTTAAAATTGGCGGGGTCGTTAAACAAATGGCTGTAGTCATCGCACAAAAATCGAATTCGATCAGCAAAGCTCGCTTCAATTTGAATGCAATCAGCGGCGCGAATTGCCAACATCAAGCTGGCAGGCAAGTGAATTAAGCCGATGCGTTTGCTTTCCGCTTCGACAAACACTGGGCGATTCGGATCAAACTGCGCCAGCTGGCGCGTTAACAAGCTATCAAACAATTTTTGTGATGGCTGCGAACTACTTGGGCTCGCGCCGAGCACTGAGCCGCGATGCTGCGCCAGCCCTTCTAAATCCAGCGTTTGCGCGCCCGCTTGGGCTAAGGCCGTTAAAAGCCGCGTTTTGCCGCAACCGGTGTGTCCGGCCAAGACAATAAAGCGCGATGCGGCAGGCAGTGCAGCCAGTTTGAGCAATACATCAGCCCGATAAGCTTTATAACCACCTTGCAATTGCCCAGCTTTCCAGCCGATTAAATTCAGCCACGTGGCCATTGAGCCCGAGCGTTTGCCGCCGCGCCAGCAATAAATTAACGGCTTCCAGTTTCTGGGTTTGTCTTTAAAGGTAGTGGCAAGGTGTAGACCAATATTGCTGGCAACCAGTCCCGCGCCGAGTTTGGTCGCGGCAAACGGGTCTTGCTTATAGAGCGTGCCGACAATCACCCGCTCTTCATTACTCAGCACTGGCGCATTTATCGCGCCGGGAATATGGTCCACGGCAAACTCTAGCGGCGTGCGAACGTCGATCACTTCGTCAAATTGGTTTAGATCGGCCAAGGTCGATAACATTTTTCTCACGTTTTTTCACCTTATCCACTCAATCGGTGGATTATCCCACCTACACGGCAGCCGTGGCTAAATTCATCCCGATACCCTCTCGCCAAAGCGCGACAGGGCTGCTATCTTGGGCTATTGGTTTCTGACTTAGGGGTGGTAATGAGCACAAAATTAACAACTTTATCGCACGGCGGCGGTTGCGGCTGCAAAATAGCGCCGGCCGTGTTATCTGAAATGCTGTCAAAACTCCCCACGGCGGCGATGTTTCCCAAGCTCTTGGTCGGCACCGAAACCGCCGATGATGCGGCAGTGTATTGGCTGAACGACGAACAAGCTTTGGTCGCAACCACTGATTTTTTTATGCCGATTGTTGATGATGCCTTCGACTTTGGCCGCATCGCCGCCACGAATGCGATCTCAGATATTTATGCCATGGGCGGCACGCCGATTATGGCCTTAGCGATTGTCGGCATGCCCGTCAATGTGTTGCCGATTGAAGATATCCAACAAATCTTGGCCGGCGGCGCTGCCATTTGCGCCGCTGCTGGTATCCCAATTGCGGGCGGGCACTCGATTGATGCGCCGGAACCCATTTATGGTTTAGTCGCCATGGGCTTGGTGCACCCTAAACAGCTGAAAAAAAACAGCGATGCCCAAGCTAACGACGTACTGATTTTAGGCAAGCCCTTGGGCATCGGCATTTTGGGTACCGCAATGAAAAAAGGGCTACTCGATGCTGCAGGCTATCAGCAATTGATTGATACCACGACTCAGCTGAATAAAGTCGGCAGTGATTTAGCCAAACTCGCCGGCGTGCACGCGCTAACCGATGTCACCGGCTTTGGCCTTCTGGGCCATGTATTAGAGGTTTGCCGTGGTGCCCAACTTACCGCACAAATTAGTGCCGATGATTTACCACTGCTATCGGCCGCCGTTGGTTTTGCCCAACAAGGCATTGGCCCCGGGGCGATTGAGCGCAATTTAACCAGCTTTGGTCCCGATGTTGAATTTGCTGCCAGCGTTGCCGAGTGGCAGCAGCGCATCATGGCCGATGCACAAACCTCAGGCGGCTTATTGGTGGCCTGCTCCGCCGACGCCGCCGACGAAGTCATGGCTTTATTTCAAGCACAAGGCTTTGCCCAAGCGGCAGTGATTGGTCGCTTGCAAGCGGGTGCAACTAAGGTGAGCGTGATTTAAAACCCAGACTCTCGCCCAAGCAAAAAGCCCAAGTGACGCAGTATCACTTGGGCTTATTCATTGATACGATGGTAAAACCCGCCATATCACCAGCCATTTAAACAGCAAAATGCAGGCGTAGTTTTGGTGTTGATGCTGTGCCGCGCTCGTCGGTCTGGTGCTTAACAACCCGTCCAAGCGCACCGAGTGAGGAGGGAGACAAACAGTTTTATCGTTTGGCTCACGATCGATCGAGGGCATCGGGAACCGATGCGCGCTCGGGTCGCCTTTCTTTCCCCCTCTTTCTTTGGCGAGTCAAAGAAAGAGGGTCCCCGTCGCGGACTGCGACTGTAAATAACAGTGCCGCAGGCACTTAAAACCAAGCATACTTAATCTAAAATAACTAGCGGTATACACCGCTAACCCTTAATAAATTAAACTCAGCGAGCAATACCCTTACTGCACTGAGCCGGTGGCTGGGCTATCAGCATAGAGTGCACCGATATCCACTGCGTCAAACTCGTATTCTTTACCGCAGAAATCACACACGATATGCACATTGCCGCGCTCGGCTAAGACTTCATCGACTTCATCGCGTTCCATCAATTTAATCATGCCGGCAACGCGGTGACGCGAGCAAGAGCAGGCAAAACGGGGCGTGGTGGGGTCAAATACGCGAACGCTGTCTTCGTGAAATAAACGATACAGCACTTCACGCGCCGGTAATTCCAGCAGCTCTTCGGGCTTGACGGTTTCTGCCAGCGTTACTAAATGTTCATACGATTGGGTTTCGTCGGCTTCAGCTGGCATTTTTTGCAACATCAAGCCGGCGGCCATTTTGTTATCGCTTTTTGCATCGCTGCACGCTAACCACAAACGCGTTTCTAGCTGCTCAGACGCGCTCATATAGTGCTCGATAATTTGCGCTACAGATTGACCGCGTTCCATACCGACCACACCTTGATACGCTTCGCCCACGGTTGGATCGAGCGTAATCATAAAGCGACCGCGTCCGAGTAATTCAGCCAATGACGTGCCAGGGCCAAAAGTTTGGATTTTGTCGGCGTCCCAGCGGGCCGTAGCACGCATGGTGCGATCGGACGTGAATTCAATCACGATCAATTGCACGGCACCGGTACCGTGCATTTGCATAATCAAGGTACCGTCAAATTTGAGCATGGCCGACAGCAAAGCACTGGCCGCCATCAATTCGCCAATAATGCGTTGCAGCACCAGCGGATAGTCGTGACGGAGTAAAACCTCTTTGTACGTGGCGTCAAGCTGAACCAACTCACCGCGCACAGGGGCTTTATCAAATAGGAAACGCTCTAAAATATCTTTCATTCGATTCTCTTTATTCAGTCATAAGGTAAAGGCCAACGATCAACGCGATTGCCAAGCAAGATGCTTTAAACAACAAGTGGGAGCCAAAGCCCCCACCATTTCAAGCGAATCCGGCGTAACGACCGTACTAACGCACCACAATAAGGTCTTCAAATCGTCTTGCGCTAGTTTCTGCATGGCCACAGTTTTACATCTGGGTGTTACCCATTCATCTCAACCGAGTACAGCGTCATCGGCAAGCTGGAAGCCACGTCAAACATACAACCGGTTTCAACGCCAACTTTGGCGATTTCGCTGGCACTCAGCTGCGAATACACCGCGTGCATCGCGCCAATCGCATAGTCGCGGCCACTGCCGCTGGCCCAAAAACGCTCAAATTCATACACTTCGCGCAGGCTATACACGCCAAAAATACCGTGTCGATTCACAATCAACACCGTCATCTGGCTCGATTCATACGCGTCGTCGTCTTCTTCGTCGGTTTTCAGAAAAAAATCGTCTTTTAATTTGCGATGTAATTTGCGGAATGATTCAAAAATGGCGGCGCGATTAGAAAAATCAAGCTTTTTGATTTTTTTTAATGCCGATTGCAAAACCAAATCGTGTGCGGCGCTACCGCAAATGGCGAAATAATTATCGTCGTATTGAAAAATCTTATTCCAGCGCGCATCGTCCATCGCGGCTAAACGCGTGTCGCCAAAGGTGGATTGGCTATCAGCCGCAATGGCGCAATGCCCGTCTTTTTTTACTACAACAATGGTCGTCATTGTCTGCTCTCCTGCTAAAACTAATCCTGCGCTCGCTTTATCTGGCTTGTTTGACTAAGGCAACTAAACGCAATAATGCATGGTATACCGTGGCCATCCTTACTGCAGAACGATCACCAGCAAATACCTGCTTTTCGGTATGAATCCCTTCTGGCGTTGCAAACGCAAACCACACCGTACCCACCGGTTTGTCGACACTGCCGCCGGTTGGCCCAGCCACCCCAGAGACCGCCACTGCCCAACGCGCCGCCGCACCATCAGCAGCGCCTTGCGCCATCGCAGCCACCACCGGCTCACTCACCGCGCCGAGCCCATCAATAAACGCTGGCGGCACATCGAGCAGACTGATTTTGGCTTGATTGGCATAGGTAATATAACCACGCTCAAACCACGCACTCGATCCGGCAATTTCAGTAATCGCGGCGCTAATCAAGCCACCGGTACACGATTCAGCCGTGGATATCGTTTCACCACGCGCCAAGAGTAATTGCCCGAGTTCGGTTGCCAAGGCTTTAATTTCAGAACTAAACATCATGCGGGCCCAATCGAGTCATCAAAAATAGGCCTATGGCCCGGGGTGAATGCCTGCGTCGACTGACGCTGGGTCTGGGCGATGTTTTGCTCAATTAAGACACTTCTTCAACCGCTGGCGCTTGAATAAAGTGCTCGCGGTAATATTTCAACTCATCAATCGATTCGACAATATCGGCCAAAGCGGTATGCGCGCCGCGCTTTTTAAAGCCTTTGGCAATTTGCGGTTGCCAGCGTTTGCAGAGTTCTTTCAGTGTAGAAACATCTAGATTGCGATAATGGAACCAGCTTTCTAATTGCGGCAGGTATTTCACTAAAAAGCGCCGATCTTGATGTACCGAATTCCCACACAATGGCGACACGCCTTTTGGCACGTACTGCGAAATAAATTCAATCAGTTGCGCTTCGGCTTGCGCTTCGGTCGTGGTTGAAGCCCTTACTTTGGCGGTCAAACCCGAATTACCGTGAGTTTTAACACACCATTCATCCATTGAGTCGAGCAAGGCGTCGTCTTGGTGAATCACAAAAACAGGGCCCTCGGCGACGATATTTAAATCATTGTCGGTAATGACCACGGCAATTTCGATGACACGGTCGGTTTCAGGCTCCAAACCCGTCATTTCCATGTCGACCCAGATGAGTCGGTTCTGGTCTTGTGGCATACTGAGCAATTCCCGAGAAAAAACATCATTTTACTTCATGACTGACCTTTTTAGCGCTACACAATTTTCACTACTTTTCCTGTTTGCCCTGATGGCGAGTGTTTTATTACAGCTTTGGTTAGCACTGCGTCATGTCAATCATGTAAAACGACATAGCAAGGTGGTACCTACCGAGTTCGCCGAGCAAATTACCCTCGCCTCACATCAAAGAGCGGCAGCGTATACCATCGCTAAAACTCGGTTTGGCATGCTCACTACGATTTTTGATGCGATGATCTTGGCGGCGTTTACTTTGGGCGGCGGTATCGCGTGGTTATCCCATCTCACCTCACAGTGGTTTACCCCCGATAGCCTCGGCCACGGCATTGCGCTGATTGCCAGCTTGGCGGTGGTCAGTAGCGTATTGTCGCTGCCGTTTTCTTTGGTCTCAACCTTTGTCATCGAGTCGCGCTTTGGTTTTAACCAAATGAGCGCCAAATTGTTTATCACCGACTTGGCCAAAACCACACTCATCGGCGCAGTGATTGGCCTACCATTAATTGCAGCGGTATTGTGGCTGATGGGGGCAATGGGCGAATATTGGTGGCTGTGGGTTTGGCTAACATGGCTGGGATTTTCGCTGACGTTGATGTGGGTGTTTCCAACCTTTATCGCACCGCTATTTAATAAATTTATTCCGATGGAAGACGGCGAAGTGAAAACGCGGATCACCGCCCTGCTCACTCGCTGTGGCTTTCAATCCAATGGCTTATTTGTGATGGATGGCAGCAAGCGCTCATCGCATGGCAACGCCTACTTTACTGGCTTGGGTAAATCCAAACGCATCGTGTTTTTTGATACGCTACTGAAGCATTTATCGCCGTCAGAAATTGAAGCGGTGTTGGCGCATGAATTAGGCCACTTTAAGCATCGCCATATTGTAAAACGCATCGTCTGGACTTTTGCACTGATGCTGGGCTTTTTATGGCTACTGGGTCAGCTCAAAACTCAGCTGTGGTTTTATCAAGGTTTAGGCGTGGCGACACCATCGACTGCGGCGGCTTTATTACTGTTTTTTATGGTGCTGCCGGTGTTTACTTTTTTGTTCTCGCCGCTGAGCTCAATGATGTCGCGCCGCCATGAATATGAAGCCGATGCTTTTGCGGCCAGCCAAAGTTCCAGCGCTGATTTAGTCAATGCCTTGGTTAAATTGTATCGCGACAATGCCGCAACACTGACACCAGATCCTTGGCATAGCTTGTTTTATGACAGCCATCCGCCAGCCAGTTTACGCATTGCTGCCTTGCAACGACTCGCAGTGTAATTAGATTTGGGCTTCTTCAATCGCTTGGACTACAACAGAGAAAACCACACTGGAGCTCTGCGATGTCGTTAAATACCGAATCTTGTGTTCAAGCTGCGCCCAAACTCGATGCACTGGCCGTTGAAATGCTATGCACCGAGCTAGACGATTGGTTTGTCGTGAATGACAGCCTTGAAAAAACGTTTCGCTTTCGCAGTTTTTATGAAACGATGGCATTTACCAATGCGGTGGCATTTATTGCCCACCAGCATAACCATCACCCTGATATCCAGCTGAGTTTTAGCCGCTGTAAACTGACATGGAATACTCATTCAGCCAACGGCTTAACTCGTAATGACTTTATCTGCGCCGCGTGCGTAGATGCACTTCCAAAGGCCTCATGACCGAAACAGCCCGCATTGTGACTAGCTACGGCAAGGTTTACATCGTAGAACTTGCCGATGGCCGCCGTCTTTCCGCCTCAACTCGAGGCAAAAAAACCGATTATGCCTGTGGTGATCAAGTTGATATTGACGTGCTCAATCTAGAGCAAGCCGTGATCAATAAAGCATTGCAGCGTAAAACCCTGCTCTATCGCTCCGATGCTTGGCGCAGCAAAATGATTGCCGCCAATGTGACGCAGATTGTGATTGTGGTGGCCACTGAACCTAGCTTTTCCGATGAGCTCATTAGCCGCGCACTCATCGCCGCCGAAGCCGAAGGCATACGCCCAGTGATTTGCCTGAATAAGTGTGATTTGCCAGTCGCGGATGCCGCTAGAGAACGTTTGGCGTATTACACCGGTTTGGGCTACCCGGTGGTTGAGATTTCAGCCAAACAAGATTTAAGCCCGCTCACGCCTTGGTTAGAAGGCCAAGTATCGGTGCTGGTTGGGCAATCGGGGATGGGAAAATCAACCATTACCAATGCCTTGATTCCCGAAGCCAATGCCCGCGTGAAAGAAATCTCGACTGCGCTCGATTCTGGTAAACACACCACCACACATGCTCAGTTGTATAAACTCAATGCCACCTCTGAGCTAATCGACTCACCCGGTTTGCAATCTTTTGGTTTGGCGCATATTGGGGTGGAAGATTTACCGCGCTTAATGCCCGACATGGCGCGCCATCTTGGACAATGCCGCTTTCACAATTGTCGCCACCGCCAAGAACCCGGCTGCGCCATTCACGCTGCGATTGCCGAAGGAACGATCTCACAAGAGCGTTTAAACTTTTTGCAGCGTTTGCAAGATGAATTAACTGCCGCTGCCAATAGCAAATACTAATCACGGGCCAAAGTAAAAAAACGCCATAAGGACATAGCCACAACACTGCAACAGAACTGACCTGAATCTTTTTATTTTCAATAAGACAATGTAAATTACTCGCATAAACTTACTTGTTTTGAAATTTATCATGCCAGTCGCAGTACCGATCGCTCAGCTTACCACCGCCAACTTACCCACCGCAGACCGGATTGTCTTGGTTGAGTTGGCTGGTGAGCAGTTGATTATCAAACGTCAAGAGCCTGCACGTTCGGCGCTCGGTTATCGTTTACTCAATGGCTTGGCCAAAATACTGCGCCTGCCCTTACTCTGTGCCGTCCATGCGCCGGGAGGTGCCGCTAGTCAACGTATCGAAATTGAACGCCTAGCAGCACTGCATCGCGCTGGCGTGCCTGTACCGCAAGTGCGCCATATTGAACAAGATTGGTTTGCCATGAGCGTCGCTGGCGAGCAATCACTCGAAGAATTACTGCGCGCCTCTGGTCCTGAGCAATTAGAGATTTGGATAACCGGGCTACAGGCGATATTGCACGTCCATCAATGCCGCCAAAATCTCAGCCAAGCTTTTACCCGTAATATCATGTGGCAAGATGGTCAGATTCAATTTATTGACTTTGAAGACGACCCAGCTAAAAGCCTGCCACTGGCGTATGCACAAAGTCGAGACTGGCTACTTTATTTGCAATCTAGCGCCTACTATCTGCAAGCCGATAACACCACCCTCGCTCAAAGCTTACTGCAGCAACTCATGTGCGATGATCCAGAAGTACGCGCACTGGTTTTGCATAGTGCGCGGCAATTGGCGTTTTTACGCCATTTACCCAAAAATCGCCGCCCATGGGGGCGCGATGTCGTGTTATTACAACGAGCAGCCCAAGTGCTGCACGCCCTCAACCAAGTGGTGGCACAGCGTAGCACGAGCAATACTGCCTGATTTAGCTTGGGGTACTAGGGTCGTTGACGTTTGGTTTGCCAACCGCGTTTGCGCGGATTTTGGCCTGAGGCAAGGCACGAAGTATCAGGCCCTAGCGCCTTTTTCTTTTCTGGTGCAGCATCCAATACACCCATAATCGCCACAATAACTGCACGGCAAAATACATCACAATCGCCAAACCAAATGCCAATATAGGCAAGCCGATCAAGAGTGGCGTGCCCAAGGTGCCCACCCAATGCCACATCGCCAGTAACCAGCCATTTAACGAGAGCTCGCCCCACTCTGGCATCGGTGCCAGCACCGCCCGCCCTTGGGCATTGCTCACCCAAGCACCAATTTGATACGCCAGCCAATAAATCGGCGCAATAGTCAGTGGATTGGTATAAAAAGTACCCAAAATGGCCACCGGTAAATTAACGCGAAAAATCAAACATAAAATCGCCGAAGTAATCACCTGCAATGGCCCCGGAATCAGGCCACCAATCATGCCAACGGCTAAGCCACCAGCGACGGATTTGCGATTGAGATGAAATAAATTGGGATGCTCAAACCAATGGGCAAAACGCCGTAAAAAACGATTGTCTAGCATCGCCGCGTGGTCAGGCAGCCAGCGGCGGAGGTATTTTCGAGGCATTCGGTTATTTTTCCAATGATTTAGCTATGACAGACTGTATTATTGCCGCAAAATTCAATGATTCGTTTACGTTGTAGAAAATTATGGTTGCCGTTACTCGTCCTTTAGCCCAATCGATTGCCGAAGCTGCCGATCCTGATCGTTGGTTAATTGCGCTTTCCGAGCGCTATCCTCCGCAGGATATTATCCGTTTACGTGAAGCATTAGACTGGGCGGCTGAACTGTACCAAGGCTCAGTCAATCCGGATACACAAACTTCTTTGTTTATTCATGCTGTGGCCAGCGCGTCCATCGTTGCCGATTTACGTATGGATGCCAATGCAGTGATCGCGGCATTGCTGTTTTGTGCGCCCGATAAACTCAGCAATGCCACCGAGCAAATTAATAAACGCTTTGGCAGTATCGTCACCGCCTTGGTGGAAGGGATTATCAAGGTCAGGCAATTACGCCAATTGGCGCAGCCACAACACGGCAAGGCCGCTGACTACGCGCAGCAAGTTGAAGCGCAGCGCAAAATGCTGCTGGCGATGGTGGAAGACATTCGTGCGGTACTGATAAAGCTCGCTTGGCGTACGCAAACCATGCATAGCTTGGCCAATGTAAACGAAGAACAACGCCGAATTATAGCCCGTGAAACCTTAGATTTATTTGCGCCCTTGGCCAATCGCTTAGGCGTTTGGCAAATCAAATGGGAGCTCGAGGATTTAGGTTTCCGGTATTTGCATACCGATACCTATAAAAAAATCGCCAAATTACTTGATGAGCGCCGAGTTGATCGTGAGCATTTTATTGGCGATGTGATCAGTAAACTGCGTAGCGAATTGGCGCTTGCTGGCGTGACGCATGTTGACCTAATGGGGCGGCCAAAACACATCTACAGCATCTGGAAAAAGATGCAAAAGAAAAAGCTCGATTTTTCTGAGCTGTATGATATTCGCGCCGTTCGCGTGCTGGTGGATGATGTTAAAGATTGTTATACGGTGCTGGGCATCGTGCATAACCTCTGGCAACCGATTCCCGGTGAGTTTGACGACTATATCGCCCAGCCCAAAGGCAATTTTTATCGCTCTTTACATACGGCGGTGATTGGCCCGGCCGATAAAGCGGTCGAGGTGCAAATTCGCACTTTCGATATGCACGAACACGCTGAATTTGGCGTGGCGGCTCACTGGCGTTACAAAGAAGGCGGCAAAGGCGATTCACGCTATGAAGAAAAAATTGCCTGGTTACGCCAATTGCTTGATTGGCGCGAAGATTTAGCCAATGAAAGTGATTTTTCGGATGCGTTTAAAGCCGAATTATTCGACGATACGATTTATGTCCTCACCCCAGCGGGCCGGGTGATTTCGCTGCCTAAGGGCAGTACGGCGGTCGATTTTGCTTATCATTTGCATACCGATTTAGGCCACCGTTGCCGTGGCGCCAAAGTGAATGGTGCGATTGTGCCGCTGGGCACGCCACTGGAAAATGGCCAACGCGTTGAGATTTTAGCCGCCAAAGAAGGTGGCCCGAGTTTAGATTGGCTGCATCAAGGTTATGTAAAAAGCCATCGTGCCAGCCAAAAAATCCGGCACTGGATACGTCAGCAGCATCTGGATATTGCCATCGAAGCGGGACACACTTTATTTGATAAAGAGGCGTCTCGCGCTGGGGCAAGTAATATCAGTCAAGAGCTGATCGCCCAAAAACTCGGCTATAAGCAAATCGAAGATGTGTTTGCCGCGCTAGGCCAAGGCGAATGCTCTTTGCGCGCATTAGCGATGGCTTTTACCGAGTCGTTGGCGCCGCAAGAAGTCGCCGACCAAACACCAGAGCTGATGGTTAAAAGCGCCCGCGCCAATCAAAGTGGCGAAGGCATTTTAATTGAAGGCATCGATAAATTAATGACGATGCTGGCGCGCTGCTGCAAACCCGTTCCTCCCGATCATGTGATGGGCTTTGTGACCAAAGGGCGTGGCATTTCGATTCATCGCAC contains:
- a CDS encoding MFS transporter, with product MTTIVVVKKDGHCAIAADSQSTFGDTRLAAMDDARWNKIFQYDDNYFAICGSAAHDLVLQSALKKIKKLDFSNRAAIFESFRKLHRKLKDDFFLKTDEEDDDAYESSQMTVLIVNRHGIFGVYSLREVYEFERFWASGSGRDYAIGAMHAVYSQLSASEIAKVGVETGCMFDVASSLPMTLYSVEMNG
- the rsgA gene encoding ribosome small subunit-dependent GTPase A, with translation MTETARIVTSYGKVYIVELADGRRLSASTRGKKTDYACGDQVDIDVLNLEQAVINKALQRKTLLYRSDAWRSKMIAANVTQIVIVVATEPSFSDELISRALIAAEAEGIRPVICLNKCDLPVADAARERLAYYTGLGYPVVEISAKQDLSPLTPWLEGQVSVLVGQSGMGKSTITNALIPEANARVKEISTALDSGKHTTTHAQLYKLNATSELIDSPGLQSFGLAHIGVEDLPRLMPDMARHLGQCRFHNCRHRQEPGCAIHAAIAEGTISQERLNFLQRLQDELTAAANSKY
- the selD gene encoding selenide, water dikinase SelD; protein product: MSTKLTTLSHGGGCGCKIAPAVLSEMLSKLPTAAMFPKLLVGTETADDAAVYWLNDEQALVATTDFFMPIVDDAFDFGRIAATNAISDIYAMGGTPIMALAIVGMPVNVLPIEDIQQILAGGAAICAAAGIPIAGGHSIDAPEPIYGLVAMGLVHPKQLKKNSDAQANDVLILGKPLGIGILGTAMKKGLLDAAGYQQLIDTTTQLNKVGSDLAKLAGVHALTDVTGFGLLGHVLEVCRGAQLTAQISADDLPLLSAAVGFAQQGIGPGAIERNLTSFGPDVEFAASVAEWQQRIMADAQTSGGLLVACSADAADEVMALFQAQGFAQAAVIGRLQAGATKVSVI
- a CDS encoding DUF2062 domain-containing protein: MPRKYLRRWLPDHAAMLDNRFLRRFAHWFEHPNLFHLNRKSVAGGLAVGMIGGLIPGPLQVITSAILCLIFRVNLPVAILGTFYTNPLTIAPIYWLAYQIGAWVSNAQGRAVLAPMPEWGELSLNGWLLAMWHWVGTLGTPLLIGLPILAFGLAIVMYFAVQLLWRLWVYWMLHQKRKRR
- the mnmH gene encoding tRNA 2-selenouridine(34) synthase MnmH yields the protein MLSTLADLNQFDEVIDVRTPLEFAVDHIPGAINAPVLSNEERVIVGTLYKQDPFAATKLGAGLVASNIGLHLATTFKDKPRNWKPLIYCWRGGKRSGSMATWLNLIGWKAGQLQGGYKAYRADVLLKLAALPAASRFIVLAGHTGCGKTRLLTALAQAGAQTLDLEGLAQHRGSVLGASPSSSQPSQKLFDSLLTRQLAQFDPNRPVFVEAESKRIGLIHLPASLMLAIRAADCIQIEASFADRIRFLCDDYSHLFNDPANFKSKLARLVEMHGKAVLAHWNELIDEGKKAELFSELIHKHYDPAYKRSSQNNYLRMDQARTLSIDPSGDLSHSAKQLLHELGG
- the orn gene encoding oligoribonuclease → MPQDQNRLIWVDMEMTGLEPETDRVIEIAVVITDNDLNIVAEGPVFVIHQDDALLDSMDEWCVKTHGNSGLTAKVRASTTTEAQAEAQLIEFISQYVPKGVSPLCGNSVHQDRRFLVKYLPQLESWFHYRNLDVSTLKELCKRWQPQIAKGFKKRGAHTALADIVESIDELKYYREHFIQAPAVEEVS
- the hslO gene encoding Hsp33 family molecular chaperone HslO — translated: MKDILERFLFDKAPVRGELVQLDATYKEVLLRHDYPLVLQRIIGELMAASALLSAMLKFDGTLIMQMHGTGAVQLIVIEFTSDRTMRATARWDADKIQTFGPGTSLAELLGRGRFMITLDPTVGEAYQGVVGMERGQSVAQIIEHYMSASEQLETRLWLACSDAKSDNKMAAGLMLQKMPAEADETQSYEHLVTLAETVKPEELLELPAREVLYRLFHEDSVRVFDPTTPRFACSCSRHRVAGMIKLMERDEVDEVLAERGNVHIVCDFCGKEYEFDAVDIGALYADSPATGSVQ
- a CDS encoding CinA family protein produces the protein MMFSSEIKALATELGQLLLARGETISTAESCTGGLISAAITEIAGSSAWFERGYITYANQAKISLLDVPPAFIDGLGAVSEPVVAAMAQGAADGAAARWAVAVSGVAGPTGGSVDKPVGTVWFAFATPEGIHTEKQVFAGDRSAVRMATVYHALLRLVALVKQAR
- a CDS encoding 4a-hydroxytetrahydrobiopterin dehydratase yields the protein MSLNTESCVQAAPKLDALAVEMLCTELDDWFVVNDSLEKTFRFRSFYETMAFTNAVAFIAHQHNHHPDIQLSFSRCKLTWNTHSANGLTRNDFICAACVDALPKAS
- a CDS encoding M48 family metallopeptidase, with product MTDLFSATQFSLLFLFALMASVLLQLWLALRHVNHVKRHSKVVPTEFAEQITLASHQRAAAYTIAKTRFGMLTTIFDAMILAAFTLGGGIAWLSHLTSQWFTPDSLGHGIALIASLAVVSSVLSLPFSLVSTFVIESRFGFNQMSAKLFITDLAKTTLIGAVIGLPLIAAVLWLMGAMGEYWWLWVWLTWLGFSLTLMWVFPTFIAPLFNKFIPMEDGEVKTRITALLTRCGFQSNGLFVMDGSKRSSHGNAYFTGLGKSKRIVFFDTLLKHLSPSEIEAVLAHELGHFKHRHIVKRIVWTFALMLGFLWLLGQLKTQLWFYQGLGVATPSTAAALLLFFMVLPVFTFLFSPLSSMMSRRHEYEADAFAASQSSSADLVNALVKLYRDNAATLTPDPWHSLFYDSHPPASLRIAALQRLAV